A section of the Longimicrobium sp. genome encodes:
- a CDS encoding PEGA domain-containing protein produces the protein MRKKMMFALVPLTALSLNACATLFTGTKDTINFNSNPAGATVLIDGIEVGKTPITVPVKRSLSGKTVILRMAGYQDRTFELSQEFNVVSVLNLASIVGWGIDAATGSIMKYDRKDYQMDLERRTSMAQQLGVQHVVLMDELARDAEGNSIIPQVFGGSIAIVDTQTQQIIVAK, from the coding sequence ATGCGAAAGAAGATGATGTTTGCCCTCGTCCCCCTCACTGCATTGTCACTGAATGCCTGCGCCACGCTGTTCACCGGCACCAAGGACACGATCAACTTCAACTCCAACCCGGCCGGCGCCACGGTGCTCATCGACGGGATCGAAGTCGGCAAGACGCCGATCACCGTTCCCGTGAAGCGGAGCCTGTCGGGCAAGACCGTCATCCTCCGCATGGCCGGCTACCAGGACCGCACGTTCGAGCTGAGCCAGGAGTTCAACGTCGTCAGCGTGCTGAACCTGGCCAGCATTGTTGGCTGGGGGATCGATGCCGCGACCGGCTCCATCATGAAGTACGACCGCAAGGACTACCAGATGGACCTGGAGCGGCGCACCAGCATGGCGCAGCAGCTTGGGGTTCAGCACGTGGTTCTGATGGACGAACTCGCCCGGGACGCCGAGGGGAACAGCATCATCCCGCAGGTGTTCGGCGGCAGCATCGCGATCGTCGACACGCAGACGCAGCAGATCATCGTCGCCAAGTAA